ttttcgagataaaggtttagtccagggttgtctgaggatatttttaaaatccaggGACTATgagcgagataaacccatagtccaaggactatttttgaagttcactctttttaaaaaagtttcggtcgttataaattttgtagatatatttttctaattttcttttctcaatGTAAAAATATATCTATGATTTTATGCGTATAATAAAATACAGTATACAATTTtgatgattaaattaatttgataaattgcttaagagcatccgcaatggcgGATGTCGGACCGCCTTGCGAGAAGTCCACGCGGGACATCTGCCATTAGGCGTGGGAGGTGCGGATGCGGACGAGCCCGGCGGACACCGGAAGTCCGCGGAGGTGCGGATGCGGACGAGCCCGGCGGACACCGGAAGTCCGCGGATGTGCGGGGGACGTccgctattttttaattttttttaaatgattgcATTTTTCCCGTATTTGCgtggaaattttaattccataattgtTAAATGGGACACATGTTACTCATTTAAATAGGCTGAACTACCACATAGTAATCCGTATTCTCTCATAACCATAACCGGTGAACTCAAAAAATGCACAAAGCAGTCAAGGTCCTTAGGTTAGCGGAGTCGGTAGGATTGAGGCAAGCGGAGTGGGAGGCGGAATTAGTGAAGGCGAGAAGGGGGGCGGAGCGGATGAAAGCGGTGTTGGAGGCGGCGAGaaggacgaggacgaggacgaggacgaggatgAGTACGAGTATGAGGAGGAGGATCCGCATATTGCCGTTTTACGGGCCGAGGTGGTGTCAActttattaaatcatacagTAATTATTGGGAATACACAATGAAGAGGGTAAAGTGACAAGACCTAGTGAACCTGATTAATGGACATGGATCAGGGTGTGAAGTCATTATTGGGAATCCTTTGCTGAGCTAGTTCCCTTGCCAGCTCTCCCCCATTTCCGCTTCAACAGGATAGACAACAACAATGATGCAGCAAATCAAAGTTTGATTCATCCTTCATTTCTTACATTAACATAAGAAACAACTTTTCTTTGACgtaaagataaatttatgAGACATATATTCTTGATAGTTTAGTTACAATGTACTATGATTTACAACATACATGTCTCAATGAGCCAATGAGCTGCAGGCTTAGCAACCGTGCACCCATCCATGTAAAGAACTCTGTGCAATATTGTTAAATTACACAACAATGTTGAATCACTTACAAGAGGATGGAATTGCTAAAGGAACATATCATCTGTACCTTTTGCAACAAAAGCTGATCTCAAGGcaaaatttcacatttcaatagtaaatttttcaaaagtagGAAGCTTTTATGGAgaaatctttttcttttgttgtgAGCTCTCTCTAATACACTAGGTATAAGTTTAACAACCATGTGCTGGCTGTGCTTATGGTCTCGAATTGGAGTTGCGTGTTGCTTTCAAAACATATGAATGATGCACATCAAAGATcaaaggaaataaatatcCCCAGTGTATCTTCAACACAACCATGAGGACCGAGCaagtatatataaaacaagGCTTAGAAGAGtatatttaaaagttaaaacaatgCTCAGGAGAGTGCAAGAAACCGAGCAAGTATGTCACCATCACCAACTGAAAAACAAGGCTGAGGATATTTAAATTCCATCTCAATATAATCAATGAAATATGCAATTCATCAAATAACTGCGTTACATATGTTGATAAATACTAAGTATTAAGTAACTTCCATTGCAAAATGTAATATGGTGTTCGatttcctagataaaatagtagtacgtATCAAGATAAACTCCGATAGAAAATTACTAGAGTTagtaaaatttgtaattttgaatACCACTTTTAAGTTGCAGAATCCAGCCAAAGTTGACTGACATccttttttctaaataaagaGATATATTGTTGATAGTTTAGATACAAGTTTATGATTGTCACAATGGGTGACTAATCCAACAAGCAGGCACATGTATATGATTTTCACTCTTTTAAAACAGATATGTACATACAAAGATATATGAGGTGTGGTGTGTCTCAAGTCTCAACCAAAATCATCTGATGCGGTTCAAGTGATGCAAACTCGAGAGGTATGCCCCGTGAGCTCAGCCATCTTCACCATTGACGGGTACTTCCAGAGAGTGAGTGAAACCGTGTGAACTCAGCAAGAGAGCAGACTTGTGAGCCGGTGTCCACTGAGTTCAAGCACGTGGCGGATGCAATTAAGAACCAGGGGTACAATTGTATCCCCAAAACTATGAATAGCCTAGTGGTAAAATGCTCCCTTGTGATACAGACATACAGTAATTAAGGCGCGATATCGTTTGGCTATtctttattgtatttttgttgcttttggCTTCTTTGGCTATTCTTTTTGTTATAatcctactttattaattgtttgaCTATTTCTACGTAGGAtagaatttaatcatttactatcatttctttcttgtattctttttatactagttaattattttccgtttattatactactcgttttattattactagtatCACCCACgacccattttcttttatttcaacttattttataatgtaaaataatttttaaattcataaaaatatcattatatgaaatctgaaatcataaatatataaaataaaaaataattattaaaaatatataaaatcaaacaaagaaaaaaaacacacaaatatatagattcgtgattttggcaaaaatatacatacatattattattaacattatgatagtttaattaaattatttatatctattttatgattagtcaattaaatcataatttcttaattgatttttggttCATCTCATAAGTTATAAAAGTAGGTAATTAAATCACCACTTTTATACATTTCTCAATCCCATTACATGTTTCACCAATTTGTtgtgataaaattttgatgaaattttatatttaatttattatttcgcTAATATTATACACACATTTGTTAGTATATTGGATTtgcatattaaaaattttacatactacttttttaaatctttataaATAGATTATTACTAACGGTGGAACATACATATGAGATTGATTTGTGCTCCAAATTCCAAAACAACGATTGATCAATtaatcaacattcaataacGAAAACTAAAACACAAACTCACcagaaaaacaaaatccacacaataatcaaaatcatTATATCCAAATTTCCAGCTCTCCATcccacaatcctatatatattcttcaattctctctaaaaaaatcaacacaaaccTCCCACTATCTCTCATCACGCAACCAACAACACACCATGGCAAAGAAGCCTAGCATGGGGAACAAAAACCACCACCAAGTCAGCTTCTTCAAGCAGGCCAGCGAGCTCTGCACCTTCTGTGGAGTGGAGATCGGTGTCATCATCTTCTCCCTGGCTGAGAAGGTCGTCACCTTCGGCCACCCCTAATGTCGAGCCCATCATCGATCGCAACCTCACCACCTGCAACATTGAACCTCTCCAGCTGCCTCATCTGATCTGCCTTTTTGCGTGTCTGGGGTGATTCTTCTCAAGGAAGAGACATCCTCGTCTGCATACATTTTAGCATTCCATGGTGGCCTGGATAAGACATTTTTGCATTAAACCCGACACAATCAAAggacaacaaaacaaatttagaTGACAGAACAAATCATACCTTCGAGGAATACGGAGACTGCTGGCGTGCAAAGCTTCCTCCCTTTTCTGTtgctcttttctttcttctggTGTCATATCAATTGTGCTGGAAGTAGAATCCCTGAAAGAAGGcacatacataattaaaaagcACAGACATAtaagagaagaaaagaaaaaacacaaaGAAAATGACCAAACACAATTAGTGACTGAAAGCATGAAAATTATCGCAACCAACAATGCAACTACTAATTAATTCACTTTGAAGTTTTTGTCAAAATTCAACGGCAGTAATTTTGATTACCTATCAtggaaaatgaagaataaacAACTCGACAAAGTTAACAATTGAAACaaactaaatcaaattatagtCCCTTTTATGGACAAGTGTTTAACCGTCCTACCATATTCCATGACTAATTAAGAGCCACTACTCCCACTAAAATAAAAGGTCCACTTCCAATTGTAATCAATAGCCACTATTCCAAATAAAACTCCTATAATCCACTTCCGTCAATTATTACATGAATTAAAACTGCCATTATtcataatgacatttttattatttttaccaaaattccacttttatatatacatttatggTTTCTAACTTATTATTTGTTCTCTTATTTGCTGAGCGTTCAAATTAGCTCTACTTCTATTtgggataaaaataaaaaataaaaataattaccgtatcaaaaaaaatcaagatttcAGTATATTATGATTTCGACATGGTATTGAATCActtgtatataaatttaataaatcaacaatactttagtaatttattgtaataaaaaaatgaaatttgtgtagttTGGAATCTTGAAAGTGgtgaattttaatatagtgcattaaattatcaaacaaaaaattggtAATTTTGTAAGTACAACATTTGTGGTAGTGCAGTTGATTGAACACCGCATAATATTATACCGCATATTTTGAGCCACTGAGAAattccaaacaaaaaaacgAATAGAATTAATTAGAGAATGGATTTGCTCAACAGAAGCTGCTGCCTTGGGCTATCTCCTCATCTTCAAAAGTTGCCTCCTTCCCGATTCCTGGGTAACTAACTTCTCTTTATCACCACTCACCACTCTTGTTCAAGAATTTGATATGCTCTTCAAATTGTACTATCAGGTAGAGATATACTACATATTTGTCCCACCAAATTACACTATGTGAGTTTCCAATTCTTCTGACCCTTTCTCGCTGCTGATTATTCAAACACTCCTTTTTTATTGCTTATTTTCATCTGTAAAGAGACATGGAGGTTATACAAAAGCTTTGGCTGGTCAGAATAACGTCAAAAAGTTGAGAAAACGACAGAAAATGCAAAAGGAGAAGCAGGGGGTTTTAGATGAAACTGAAGGTGTAGATGAAGATAAGATGTCTTCTGAAATTAATGAAGCTCAAGCTTCAGTTTTGGTCCCATCAAGGAGTAGTGTGCTTCAAGCCTGCACTTTCACTTCTCTTTCCATAGCTGCTTTGGGGGTTTTAATTAGGCAGGTACATTTCATTCTGTTAGTTTCAAAAAAACACTATCAAACTCATGTGGTTTAGTTGTTTCGATGGACCCCGTATAATGTTTGATACGAGAGTTCATATGGTTGGTGGATTCATCGTAAATTGATTAGCTTGAGATCATTTCTCTTGGTGCATCATTGATCGTGGCTCGGTTACTAAAATTAGATAGCTTGAGAATGTGTGCATTTTGTTAATGCGCATCTACGCTTTCTTGAAGTGAGAATACTGTGATGTgagtacattttattttgtcctGAGGAAAATCTTGAGTGTTCGTATCGCTGGTGGTGGACTCCTCGTAAGTTGATTAGCCAGAGATCATTTCTTTTGGTGCTTTGATCATGCTTCGGTTGCTAAAATTGGATACTTGAGAATTGTGTGCATTTTGTTGATGTGCTCGTAGATGGACTCATCTTATGGTTTGGATTGTAGGTTTCTCATTTTGTGTCGGGAGAGGGGTCGCCTGTTCTTGACTGTTCCGAGGATATAACTTGTAAGATTGATTGTCACTCTTTTTCATATGCATCGTGTTGAACATAGTAAATGTACCAGGGGCAGTAGAGTTTATCGTTTATGATATGCATTTTGGTGGACGTGGCTGATGACAGTCAGGGTTTAAGCATGTATGATGATTTTTAGAAGTAAACACATTTATGCCCGTGTAGATGACTGTACTATAAATAGACCTACATAGTTATCGGAAAGCCTTTGCTAGTGTAGTTCACGAAGGGTAGCCCTCTTCCAGATTGAATAGGTGATACGAAGGGTAGCCCTCATCAGCAATTAACTCAAAACCCTGCATTTTGTGCAGTTAGTGTCGAGTCATGGCATTTCGGGCTGATTATAGGATCAGTAATCCTGGTATCATCATGTCGTCTCTTGCTACTGAAGATATGGCCAGATTTTGCCGAGTCTAGTAAAGCAGCTAATCAGCAGGTACATTCATTAGTCCATTGCTTCGTTTCTACAACAAGTCATATCCGGAAACTTGTCTTGATCCCTCGGCTAGCTCTCTCAGTTACGGCCTATAAATTTGTGATCAACAGCCTGAAAGGAGCATTAATTGGAACTGCCGATGCGTTTCTTCTTGAACTGCAGGTTCTTACTTCCTTGGAGCCTCTCGATTACTTGGTCGTAGCATTTTTACCTGGAATCAGTGAGGTAGAATCTTGTCGCCTCTTTACATGATGTTAGCCTGGAGATAGGTAAATAGTGACAGCTTTTCTCTATTTGGGGATCGAGCAGGAACTTCTCTTCCGTGGGGCATTAATGCCTCTCTTTGGCGTTAACTGGATGAGTATCTTCGCGGTTGCAGCACTATTCGGTGTCCTGCACCTCGGAAGTGGCAGGAAATATTCATTTGCAGTCTGGTACATTCACACACGAACCTTTACAAACTCGATGCTTTTATGCTTGAACGATAACTGGGAACACGCAGACTGGTCTATAAGTTGGATGTTGTTCTTGAAACCTTTGGCAGGGCAACTTTTGTTGGGGTTGTGTACGGTTACACGACAAGTTTGTCGTCAAGTATCGTTGTGCCTGTGGCGTCTCATGCCCTGAACAACTTGGTCGGAGGCATTAGCTGGCGTCTCTCTTCAGACGCGGATTAGGTAATTGCTTTCTTGATGCATCTTGTAAAAAGCATTTGAGCCATTGCTTCATCACTCATTGTTTCTTTACTTTGCCGTTCTAGTCTTGCCGTGTTCGAATCCATATCCGTCTCTGCGCGTGCGTTTGTGATGAAGAGGTTCAGGATCGCCGGAGAAGAAGAATGGTGGTAGAGATATTGAAGACATGTGTTGAGTTTTAAGAGCAAGAAGAAGATATCAATGCATTCACATAATTGGAGAAGTGATAATGGTAATACCAGGGAACATTTTACATTatgttttttagtttatcaagAATTTAGAATAACAAATTATGCATCCCTTTATGGATATTCAAGTGATAACCTTCCATGcgtaaataaagaaatttggGATTCGATCCTCACCGCCCCTTTTCCCAAATTAAAAGTGGAATCATTTCTAATAAACAGATGAgttagaaaaaggaaagaaaatcccacaattattcataaaaaaaaaatcttctgTTTATTAGAAATTGTATGAAATCTTTATCTACTGTATCATTGATATAAGCAAAAACGTATAAAAattaggggtgggtaggtacggtataccttactGAAACCACCATATCGTATACCTTACCATAAATACGGTatgcgaaaaagtcatacctttaccttaccaaaattttcggtatgacgaaTTTTCATACTGATACCGTACttcattttcggtataccgtaccgaagttcggtataccttacttttgcggtatacctgactttcaacatcaattaaaatagaaaattagagtatttagaatattatttatattttataattttaaaaataaaatttattcataattatatttatatttgacaatagattttataattttaaaaatatataaaatatattttatatataattgtgtttatatttttttggtatataccttagtttacggtatataccttaatttacggtatataccgaatttcggtatgcagcggtataccgcggtatttgaaaattcatactgttaccttaccggaatatttcggtaaggtatcatacgtaccgaaagtcacggtatactgaaaattcagtattttcgatattttttcggtacgataaggccggtatttcggtatttcggtatttttcccccaGCCCTAATAAAACTATGATATTATTCAATTAGTTGACTAAGGGGATTTAAAAGACTGACCAAAAAGAGCATTGTTTCCCTAAAAGGCGAGAAAGCTGCCTGAACTGAAAGGAGGATAAGTATTTCAAGTTCAAGGATTgtgttatactccctccatcccagataattcgtcccagttttccatttcgatccgtcccacataatttgtctcatttcacttttactatttttggtagtggacctcatat
The genomic region above belongs to Salvia hispanica cultivar TCC Black 2014 chromosome 3, UniMelb_Shisp_WGS_1.0, whole genome shotgun sequence and contains:
- the LOC125212057 gene encoding uncharacterized protein LOC125212057 isoform X1, which codes for MDLLNRSCCLGLSPHLQKLPPSRFLGRDILHICPTKLHYRHGGYTKALAGQNNVKKLRKRQKMQKEKQGVLDETEGVDEDKMSSEINEAQASVLVPSRSSVLQACTFTSLSIAALGVLIRQVSHFVSGEGSPVLDCSEDITFSVESWHFGLIIGSVILVSSCRLLLLKIWPDFAESSKAANQQVLTSLEPLDYLVVAFLPGISEELLFRGALMPLFGVNWMSIFAVAALFGVLHLGSGRKYSFAVWATFVGVVYGYTTSLSSSIVVPVASHALNNLVGGISWRLSSDAD
- the LOC125212057 gene encoding uncharacterized protein LOC125212057 isoform X2; protein product: MLFKLYYQRHGGYTKALAGQNNVKKLRKRQKMQKEKQGVLDETEGVDEDKMSSEINEAQASVLVPSRSSVLQACTFTSLSIAALGVLIRQVSHFVSGEGSPVLDCSEDITFSVESWHFGLIIGSVILVSSCRLLLLKIWPDFAESSKAANQQVLTSLEPLDYLVVAFLPGISEELLFRGALMPLFGVNWMSIFAVAALFGVLHLGSGRKYSFAVWATFVGVVYGYTTSLSSSIVVPVASHALNNLVGGISWRLSSDAD